GCCCCGCAAATGTATAGGGAGCCAGTCCCGTTTCATTTGAATCTTCAAGCTTAATCGATGTGTTCGTGCCATCATAAGTAATAATGGCTTTAATGTTTTCTTCGGTTCCGCTGCTAGCAAAATTAATGAGATTAGATCCTGTCGCATTCGTTGTACCTGTAATATGAAGACCTACAGTTCCATTTTGCCTCTTGCCAATAAAATAAGTAAACCCAGATCCATTGAGAAGTTGTAATCCAATCCCCCGCCCACTCTGCGTCTCATTGCGAATGAGCGTAAAATCCACCGTCATCGTATCATTGACGCCTATTGTGATTGCGCCACCAGAAAAATCACGCTCATTGAGACTAAAACCTCTTCCCAATGCTGCCCCAGATGTCACGACAAAATCTCCATCGCCCCCTGACCACGCCCCTGACCAGCCGGGCGTGCCACTTCCACCATTTTGACCCCCTACATCTTCAGTGCTTGTGTAGCTATTAAAATTATCTTCCGCAATGATCACCGCCTGAGCTGCACCTATTGCTAGGCTCCCAATCATCATTGTTATCACTGTTGTTTTCATGTTTATGTATTTGGTTGTTTTAGTTGCTTTTTTCACTTCCACCCATCGGTGAAAGCAGACTCGATTATGCAAAACCATCCCATCTTGTCGTTGCAATCTTGCGTATTATTTTTATGATTTTGCGCAATATGAAACCCATAGATAAAAATCAGCGCCAATCCAAAGACTCTTCGTTCACACTCGGTCTGGTGATGGATTTTTTTAACCCGAAGCTGCTTGAGGGGGCTCGGGCCTACTGTGAAGAACAGCACATCCGTCTGGATGCGCGCTGGTCGGTGCGGGGGGACTGGCTTCCAGAAAAGCTCAGCTGGAATGGTGTTTTACACGGTCTGGTTGAAGCGTCCGCTGTCTCCGAACGCCTTGCGCAGACCACCCTGCCAGCACTGGCACTTACAGCCGATGAATCCTCACTTGCGGTGATTCCTGACTACTATCGCTGCGGTCAACTTGCCGCTGAAGAACTCCTCTGCTATGGCGCGGAGCACCTGCTTCTGGCCAAACTTAGTCACCGGTTCCTCGATCGTCGTTTTTTTGACGGAGCCCTCTCTGTGGCACAACAACATCAAATCCCCTTTACGGCATTCGATAATACGAGCAGGAGTTTCCGCCCCATGATCCGAAAACTGGTGAGAACCATCAAAAAACCTCCCTCCCCCCTTGGCTTTTGTTTAGCCCATGCTGCGGTCGCCCACTCCGTCACCAATGCGCTTGCATCCTCGGGCATACGTATCCCTGAAGAGGTCAGCATCGTGGTCATCGACAAGGATGTTCAACAAACGGCGGCTCTGGCAACAGTCCCTCTAACCAGCATCGAACTCAACGAATGGCACCGTGGATTTGTTGCAGCAGAAACCTTGCATCGCTGGTTACTGGACAAGCACAAACCCGCCCATGACATCCAAATCCCCCCACGCGGAGTAAGAGGCAGGGCAAGCACCGGACACGTGGAGAGCCGGGATCCCGTCATGGCCAAGGCACTTGGATATCTACGTGCTCACTTCAAACAAAGCATCGGGGTCCCCGAAATTGTCGCCGCCGCAGGAGCCTCGCGCAGACTGGTGGAGATGAGATTCCGTGAAGCCCTCAACCGAAGCATTCACGAAGAACTGCGAAGGCTGCGGATCGAACATGCCCAGCACCTTCTAAAAGAACAATCATTGAGTATCACAGAAATTGCCCGCAGCTGTGGTTTTGCCTCCGTTCACTATTTTTCTGCCGCGTTCAAACGAGAAATTGGGATCTCCCCCAAGCGATTCCAACAACAAAACCGAGACGCCTCATCGCGTGGTGAATGATCCCGAATCAAACATCCACATCTTCCCCCGCTCATTGAAGACGAGGGCGCGGTAATAGTACTTTGTCTTGGGTTTTAAATCGTCCAATTTCACTGAATTGATACCATTTTTTAAAACCTCAACCTTCTGGGAATGAGGCCAAATACGATCATCCTTTAAGGTGGAATGTTTTCTTTCCGTACCTGATTTTTTGCGTGGAGCAAAGGTCAGGCAATCCTTTTCTCCATAGTAAACCACCGCACTGGCATCGTTGCCCGCATCTTCAACGCCTAAATGCAGCATCGCTGAATTTTCGGCAGATACCACACGGTGCTCTGCAAAGGTCACCGGCAATTGATAGAGTTGTTTGACTTTGTCCGGAGAAAGGTAATCGGGGAGGGCTTCATCATGAACAGAACCCGGCAGTTGGATCGGTTTCGCCGGTCCACTGAAGTGCTCCATACCGCCCATCTGGAAGACAAACCATCCATCCTTGGTCACACCCCAGAGTTTATTGTTATGCGTTCTTTTACCTGCAGGTAGAATATCCAACCGCTGCCACTTCCCTTCGGCATCCAAACACCACCCTTTACGAACAACCTTACGAACAATGTCACCGCTGCGCTGCACCTGCGGAGGACCGGGAACCTCCACAAAAGATCCCGGCCACAAGGAGGCTTTGGCCTTTCTGCCTGATCGACCTCCTACCCACTTTCTCCCGACACAATACAATTTCCACCCGGCCAAATCCGGATCATAAAAATACCCATAATACGTATTGTAGGTTTGACCACGCTCAACTCGAAGGCTCTGCACCACTTCATGTGGCCGTGATGAAGCCAATGGCGACCAACCCCTTGGTTTTACCCCCGTGCCCTCATGGCCAAAACCGCTGAAATCCGCGCTGGGGTCCCCCAATGCCAGTAGATGAGCCTGCTGCTCCAGCGGGGCCGTTTCACGCGACCACATCGAAAAATTAAATCCTCCCTGAAACCTCTGGTCTGCATCAAAACTGCCACCATAATATCCGAACGGGGTGACAATCGGAGAATAGCTGCTCACGTGATTCAAGCTCTTGGATACCATCACCCACATCTTCGTCTCTTCGACCCGCGAGGACCGATAGCTTCCATGCACAGCCGCAGGACGCCAGCGGGCGCGCAGTAACTTCGCACCCTCGATAGCAGAACCATACACATCAACGGTCGAAAGTTTTCCCAATGAGACCCCTTGTTCGGTATCCGCCGACAAGTTCAGTGTATGTTTTCCCGTATCAGAAACTTGGAACACCAGCCCCTCCTTCATCGCCTTGACATCTCTCATTTTGATTCGCTTCTTCTGCCCGGCAAAAGAAACCACCATACTGCCCTCAGGATTCTTTTGGTTGGCATCCAGACGAATCAACAACCTCACCTCCCCGGGCTTCGTCAAATACAGATGCCAACGCATGGATTGGCCCGGTTTGTCCCACCCGTCCAGATAGGCATAATCAGAAGCTATCAAGGGAGGGTGACCTTTGGCCGGTTTCCCCGCAGGGTGACCATTCGCAACATCCTTGTGAGCCGACGCACCTTTGGCCCGGATTCCACGGTCAAAAAATCCATTGCTCGCAGTGAGTATGATTTTTCCTCTGCCTGCCGCCTGGCCATGGTATTCAATGCGATCTCCAAATTCCCCCACGCCTGAGGTAAACCACTCGGCTGGCTCACCCAACTGGCCTTGTCCGGCAGGAACTTCAACTGCCTGAGCCGGACCACCTAGGCCCAACAACAAAACCGACACCGTCGTAAGTAAAGCTCCCGTTCTCCCCCCATCCCTGGCTCTCCCCACTTTAATTGACTCTGCCACCATTCTCGTCTGTTTCATGATCTGCATACCGGAACTTACTCTATCCAAAATGGCTCCCGTGTCGTTACCAAATTACGCATCATTTTTGTGATATTGCGCAAGCATGATATCCGAATGTGTATTTTAAAGTAAAGGGCACTTGGCATAGGATCGCAGGAAAAACCCACAATTTCTCTGACAAGGTCAAAAATCAGGCTACTTTACCCATCCATGCCGCATTTTACTCTTTTGCATCAGAGCAAGCTACGGCACAACCATCGGCGTCAACCCAGACACACACATATCATGAATAAAACACTCGGCATAGGACTCGCAGGATTCGGCACCGTTGGAACCGGTGTATGGGAAACCCTGGAACGCAACTTTGATCTCATTTCCAACCGGACCGGCGTCCGAACCGAAATGATGCGTATCGCCGTGCGTGACATTAACAAATCCCGCCCCGAGGGAGCACCTGTGGAAAAATTCACCACCGACTGGAAAGATGTCGTCAACGACCCGACCGTCGATATCGTTGTCGAACTCATCGGAGGAACCACAACCGCATTCGAAATTGTCGAAGCCGCGCTCAAGGCTCGCAAACCTGTGGTAACGGGCAATAAAGCCCTACTCGCTGAACGAGGCAAGGCTCTGTTCGCGCTCTCGCGCGAGATGAATACACCCATTCATTTCGAAGCGGCCGTAGCCGGAGGTATCCCCATCATCAAAGCTGTCCAGGACTCCTTTGTCGGCAACCGCATCGAGACGATGGCCGGCATCATCAATGGCACATCCAACTATATTCTCGAGCGGATGACCGATGCCGGACTCGGCTACCCCGAAGCGCTCAAAGAAGCTCAAGAACTAGGATACGCAGAAGCTGACCCCACCCTAGACGTCAACGGATGGGACGCCGCTCACAAAGCCATCCTACTGGCCACCCTGTCCTACGGATTTAGCATCGACCCCGCTGAGGTTTACGTGCGGGGCATTGAAATGGTCCGCGGTATCGACATTGAATTTGCCAAGCGTCTCGGCTTCGTGGTCAAACTTCTTTGTGTGGTGCGCGAGCACGAAAATGGCACGGTGGAAATCCGCACCCAACCCTCGTTCATCCCTCAAAGCCACGTTCTCTCGAGCGTCAATGGTGTCTTCAATGCGGTTGCCATCAATGGTGACGCATCCGGTGAATCACTCTTCTACGGACGTGGCGCCGGCAAGGGGCCGACAGCATCATCGGTTGTCGCCGACATCGTAGAAGCCGCACGCGGGTTTGCCCAGGAAGCAGGCCACCGCGGCTTTCTCCCCTATCAGACAGAGGGACAACTTGTTCCGATCGAAGACACTGAAACCCCGTATTATGTCCGCTTCGATGTTACCGACGAACCGGGCGTGATTGCCAAGATTGCCAATATCCTGGCTGATGCCGGCATCGGTATTTCCGGAACCCACTCACCAGTGAACGCCGATGACCCCGACGCCGACTTTGTCGACATGGTATTCCAACTGCACACCTGCAAGTTTGGTCTACTCAAAGACACCCTGAAGGAGATCGAAGCACTCAACTGCGTCAACTCCCGTCCGGTTGTGTTCCGAATTGAAAATTTAGGCTAAGTAAAAATCTGCACAGGCCCCACTCCGGGGCCTCCCTGCACACGACGCAATTTGCCCACTGCCTTTTTCACAGCTTCCACAGCGGCATCGCACTCCTCGGAAGTCGTCAGAATGGACAAGGAAATACGCAGACTGCTTCTCGCCTGATCCGCAGGTATGCCCATGGCTGTCTGAACATGGGAAGGTTTCTGCTTTCCGGTCATGCAGGCACTTCCTGCCGAGCATTGCACGCCATACTCATCCAGCAAGATCAACAAGCCAGCGGCTTCACAGTCGTCAAAGGAAAGATGTGAGGTGTTCGCCGTCCGATAATCCATGGATCCATTCACCGTCACACCGGTGATCTCCGACAGAATTCGCTGCTCAAAATGATCCCGCAAGCGAGCCACTCCGGCATGCCCATCGGCATCCAAACGGGACTTCATCAGCTCCGCAGCTTTTCCCAGCCCGACAATGGACGCTACATTCTCGGTGCCGCTTCGCCGCCCCCCTTCCTGCCCACCACCTCGCAGCATCGGTTCAAATGCCAACCCGCGACGGATATAGAGTGCGCCCACACCCTTCGGAGCGTGTAACTTATGCCCGGAAATCGATAAATAATCGACCGGCACCTCCCGCACATTCACCTCCGTTTTCCCCACCGCTTGGATGGCATCACTGTGCAACGGAACGCCAGCACTCCGAGCCACCTCGCAAGCCTCCGCCATCGGCTGAATCACTCCAGTTTCATTATTGGCCCACATCAGAGAGGAAAAGGCCACATCACCCAATGCGAGAGCATCCCGATACGCCTCGAGATCCAATCGGCCATCAGGCTGAACCCCCACTTTTTCCAACACAAAACCCTCCTGATCTTGCAAGTACTCGCCATAACGTAAAATCGCACTGTGCTCAATCGCACTGGTCACCACCCTCCGGCACTGCCCCCCCTGTCTCGCAGACACCCGAGCTAAAAACGACAGAGCCGCATTATTCGCCTCCGTTCCACAGCCGGTAAAAATGATCTCCTCAGGATCTGCACCAATCAACGATGCCACTTGCTCGTGAGCCGTCTCCATGGCCGTTCTTACGGCCTTTGCGGCTCGATACCCGCTGGAAGGATTATACCATTGATCCGTCAAATACGGCATCATCTCCTCCAGCACTTCGGGATGAATTTGAGTGGTTGCGTTGGAATCAAGGTAAACCATAGCCATGAGGTAACGACTATCGGCCCCGGGGACAACCAAAATTCACGACCGCAAGCACAGCCAGGCACCCCTGGCTACCACCAGGCAAACCAGGATTTCTTCTTGGCCTTTCTCTTATGTTTTCCATCACCCACGCTGACCACCTCGACTTCCACCTCGGTCAGGCCATGTTTTTTAAAGCCAAGCTTCGAGGCCGCGCGCGGAGTGACATCAATAATCCTGCCGTCAATAAACGGCCCCCGGTCATTGACCCGCATCTTCAACGAACGTCCATTGCTTAGGTTGGTCACTTTAACAACGCAAGGCAACGGCAAGGTCTTATGCGCGGCCGATACATGCCAGGGCATAACTTTCTCGCCAAGTGAGGTATTACCCCGCTTGAGACCAAAATACTTACTCTCGTCATACCACGACGCAATCCCGGTTTCACGGTACTGCAAAGCCTGCTCAACCTGCATCGGACGATAATGCCCGCCACGAACCGTGTAGGAACGCGTCATGTACCCCTCATAACTCGGACCACAGGACACCAACACCATCGAGAGTATCGATACCCACATCATCATAAAAACTCGAGTGTTCCAAGCCATGGGGCAAAGCTATCGCAAATCCGCCCAGCGGAAAACTTCAAAAGTCAGCACTGCATATCGGTATGACTCTGGCACGCACAGCCGTTCTTGACCTCCGGACATCCAGAGCCTATAAGCGCGGCGAACCAGACCAACAAATAACCTCAATCATCCAATGACTCGTAAATCCATCGAAGCCTGGGCCAAAGCCTTCATCGTCGTCCTCTCCCTGACCTTTGTCTACTCGGCATATAAGGTGGGTGAAATGATCGGATGGTGGGGATAGACCCGTTGTAACCTGCCGACCATGTCTCTGACCTTGCTTGCCGACCTTGCCGCAGATGCGGTTCACGCCTGGGAAAACGTTTGGCTGCAAACTGCAGTCGCCGTCGTCCTAACCTATATTGCCCATCTGGTTATTCGCGGGGTTTTACTCCGTCCACTCGAACGAATTGCGGATGCCACTAGCAATGACCTTGACGACCGACTCGTCCATTTCCTGAGAATTTTTTACAAAGTCGCTCTCGTTTTCGGGCTGTTTTTGGTTGTTCTTAAAATTCACGGCATCGCCATCACGCCACTGCTCGCCAGCGCCGGTATCGCAGGGATCGCCATCGGCCTCGCAGCCAAGGAAACCCTCGCGGATATCCTCGCCGGCATTTTTCTCATCACCGACCGCCCGATCAAAATTGGTGACCGGGTGAAAATCGAACGGATCGGCAAACATTGGGGGGCCTGGGGCGACGTGCTCGACATCGGCCTACGCCGAACCTGCATCCGCAATACCGACGGCGTCGCCGTTAACTACCCCAACAACATCCTCGCCAATTCCATTATCACCAATTTTTCCCACGACGACGGACCAATGCGGGTCAGAGTGCGATTCCAGGTC
The sequence above is drawn from the Oceaniferula marina genome and encodes:
- a CDS encoding PEP-CTERM sorting domain-containing protein (PEP-CTERM proteins occur, often in large numbers, in the proteomes of bacteria that also encode an exosortase, a predicted intramembrane cysteine proteinase. The presence of a PEP-CTERM domain at a protein's C-terminus predicts cleavage within the sorting domain, followed by covalent anchoring to some some component of the (usually Gram-negative) cell surface. Many PEP-CTERM proteins exhibit an unusual sequence composition that includes large numbers of potential glycosylation sites. Expression of one such protein has been shown restore the ability of a bacterium to form floc, a type of biofilm.) — protein: MKTTVITMMIGSLAIGAAQAVIIAEDNFNSYTSTEDVGGQNGGSGTPGWSGAWSGGDGDFVVTSGAALGRGFSLNERDFSGGAITIGVNDTMTVDFTLIRNETQSGRGIGLQLLNGSGFTYFIGKRQNGTVGLHITGTTNATGSNLINFASSGTEENIKAIITYDGTNTSIKLEDSNETGLAPYTFAGQLTVDGIGIQSLHASTLTNGIDNISVDVTTVPEPSSAALLGLSGVALFLRRRK
- a CDS encoding helix-turn-helix domain-containing protein, with amino-acid sequence MKPIDKNQRQSKDSSFTLGLVMDFFNPKLLEGARAYCEEQHIRLDARWSVRGDWLPEKLSWNGVLHGLVEASAVSERLAQTTLPALALTADESSLAVIPDYYRCGQLAAEELLCYGAEHLLLAKLSHRFLDRRFFDGALSVAQQHQIPFTAFDNTSRSFRPMIRKLVRTIKKPPSPLGFCLAHAAVAHSVTNALASSGIRIPEEVSIVVIDKDVQQTAALATVPLTSIELNEWHRGFVAAETLHRWLLDKHKPAHDIQIPPRGVRGRASTGHVESRDPVMAKALGYLRAHFKQSIGVPEIVAAAGASRRLVEMRFREALNRSIHEELRRLRIEHAQHLLKEQSLSITEIARSCGFASVHYFSAAFKREIGISPKRFQQQNRDASSRGE
- a CDS encoding DUF3472 domain-containing protein encodes the protein MKQTRMVAESIKVGRARDGGRTGALLTTVSVLLLGLGGPAQAVEVPAGQGQLGEPAEWFTSGVGEFGDRIEYHGQAAGRGKIILTASNGFFDRGIRAKGASAHKDVANGHPAGKPAKGHPPLIASDYAYLDGWDKPGQSMRWHLYLTKPGEVRLLIRLDANQKNPEGSMVVSFAGQKKRIKMRDVKAMKEGLVFQVSDTGKHTLNLSADTEQGVSLGKLSTVDVYGSAIEGAKLLRARWRPAAVHGSYRSSRVEETKMWVMVSKSLNHVSSYSPIVTPFGYYGGSFDADQRFQGGFNFSMWSRETAPLEQQAHLLALGDPSADFSGFGHEGTGVKPRGWSPLASSRPHEVVQSLRVERGQTYNTYYGYFYDPDLAGWKLYCVGRKWVGGRSGRKAKASLWPGSFVEVPGPPQVQRSGDIVRKVVRKGWCLDAEGKWQRLDILPAGKRTHNNKLWGVTKDGWFVFQMGGMEHFSGPAKPIQLPGSVHDEALPDYLSPDKVKQLYQLPVTFAEHRVVSAENSAMLHLGVEDAGNDASAVVYYGEKDCLTFAPRKKSGTERKHSTLKDDRIWPHSQKVEVLKNGINSVKLDDLKPKTKYYYRALVFNERGKMWMFDSGSFTTR
- a CDS encoding homoserine dehydrogenase translates to MNKTLGIGLAGFGTVGTGVWETLERNFDLISNRTGVRTEMMRIAVRDINKSRPEGAPVEKFTTDWKDVVNDPTVDIVVELIGGTTTAFEIVEAALKARKPVVTGNKALLAERGKALFALSREMNTPIHFEAAVAGGIPIIKAVQDSFVGNRIETMAGIINGTSNYILERMTDAGLGYPEALKEAQELGYAEADPTLDVNGWDAAHKAILLATLSYGFSIDPAEVYVRGIEMVRGIDIEFAKRLGFVVKLLCVVREHENGTVEIRTQPSFIPQSHVLSSVNGVFNAVAINGDASGESLFYGRGAGKGPTASSVVADIVEAARGFAQEAGHRGFLPYQTEGQLVPIEDTETPYYVRFDVTDEPGVIAKIANILADAGIGISGTHSPVNADDPDADFVDMVFQLHTCKFGLLKDTLKEIEALNCVNSRPVVFRIENLG
- a CDS encoding cysteine desulfurase family protein; this encodes MAMVYLDSNATTQIHPEVLEEMMPYLTDQWYNPSSGYRAAKAVRTAMETAHEQVASLIGADPEEIIFTGCGTEANNAALSFLARVSARQGGQCRRVVTSAIEHSAILRYGEYLQDQEGFVLEKVGVQPDGRLDLEAYRDALALGDVAFSSLMWANNETGVIQPMAEACEVARSAGVPLHSDAIQAVGKTEVNVREVPVDYLSISGHKLHAPKGVGALYIRRGLAFEPMLRGGGQEGGRRSGTENVASIVGLGKAAELMKSRLDADGHAGVARLRDHFEQRILSEITGVTVNGSMDYRTANTSHLSFDDCEAAGLLILLDEYGVQCSAGSACMTGKQKPSHVQTAMGIPADQARSSLRISLSILTTSEECDAAVEAVKKAVGKLRRVQGGPGVGPVQIFT
- a CDS encoding septal ring lytic transglycosylase RlpA family protein, which gives rise to MAWNTRVFMMMWVSILSMVLVSCGPSYEGYMTRSYTVRGGHYRPMQVEQALQYRETGIASWYDESKYFGLKRGNTSLGEKVMPWHVSAAHKTLPLPCVVKVTNLSNGRSLKMRVNDRGPFIDGRIIDVTPRAASKLGFKKHGLTEVEVEVVSVGDGKHKRKAKKKSWFAWW
- a CDS encoding mechanosensitive ion channel family protein; amino-acid sequence: MSLTLLADLAADAVHAWENVWLQTAVAVVLTYIAHLVIRGVLLRPLERIADATSNDLDDRLVHFLRIFYKVALVFGLFLVVLKIHGIAITPLLASAGIAGIAIGLAAKETLADILAGIFLITDRPIKIGDRVKIERIGKHWGAWGDVLDIGLRRTCIRNTDGVAVNYPNNILANSIITNFSHDDGPMRVRVRFQVDHDADIEHVCDVAKLAIQRTEHVIDESSEVVVRSLWHDDGGHMHSGILVEGRYRIPNIRERTRIRSAVLKNILADFKTNRIQLSSPTIKVGA